A region from the Brassica napus cultivar Da-Ae chromosome C8, Da-Ae, whole genome shotgun sequence genome encodes:
- the LOC106411195 gene encoding patatin-like phospholipase domain-containing protein 4 encodes MAISLLPRPFISLRTSKSFDLSPRVFSLRLSCSSSSNGSAGNQQVSSNPEKRSFAAATGDMFIGVASRLLKRSNQRTPPSDDGDRIGTVIEDEVDPEMIWEQRVKDVEAEKERRVITSPGFSFSAAGLLFPYHLGVAQLLIEKGYIKDTTPLAGASAGAVVCAVITSGSSMWEALEATKVLADDCRRNGTAFRLGAVLRESMEKLLPDDIHIRSNGRVRVAITQVLWKPRGLLVDQFDSKSDLINAVHTSSFIPGYLAPRPVTMFRNRVCVDGGLTLFMPPSAAAKTVRVCAFSASSFKLKGIGISPDCNPLNRATARQLLKWALEPAEDEVLDRLFELGYADAATWSEISPVDELVYDDSPAAQAIQAS; translated from the exons ATGGCGATCTCTCTTCTTCCCAGACCCTTCATATCGCTCCGTACAAGCAAAAGCTTCGACCTTTCACCGAGGGTTTTCTCCCTTAGGCTATCATGCTCCTCTTCTTCTAATGGGTCTGCCGGAAACCAGCAGGTTTCTTCGAATCCAGAGAAGAGATCTTTCGCTGCTGCCACCGGTGATATGTTCATCGGAGTCGCGTCGAGGCTTTTGAAAAGGTCCAATCAACGGACGCCTCCGAGTGATGACGGAGATAGAATAGGAACAGTAATTGAAGATGAGGTTGATCCAGAGATGATATGGGAACAAAGGGTTAAAGACGTAGAGGCTGAGAAAGAGAGGAGGGTCATTACAAGCCCGGGTTTTAGCTTCTCTGCTGCTGGTCTTTTGTTCCCTTATCATCTTGGTGTTGCTCAGCTTCTCATCGAGAAGGGTTACATCAAG GACACTACTCCTTTGGCAGGAGCTTCTGCTGGTGCTGTAGTCTGTGCTGTGATAACCTCAGGATCCTCTATGTGGGAAGCCCTTGAAGCTACCAAGGTTCTTGCTGATGATTGTCGACGCAATGGCACTGCTTTTCGTCTTGGG GCTGTCCTCAGAGAGTCTATGGAGAAATTACTACCGGATGATATTCATATTAGGTCCAATGGCAGAGTTCGTG TTGCTATCACACAGGTGCTCTGGAAACCTAGAGGTTTACTGGTGGATCAATTCGACTCCAAAAGTGACCTTATAAATGCAGTTCATACATCTTCATTTATTCCAGG ATATCTTGCACCAAGGCCTGTAACGATGTTCCGGAATCGAGTTTGTGTTGATGGAGGTTTGACTTTGTTTATGCCACCATCTGCTGCTGCTAAAACA GTTCGAGTTTGTGCGTTTTCCGCTAGTAGCTTCAAACTAAAGGGTATTGGGATCAGCCCAGACTGCAACCCTCTAAACAGGGCAACCGCAAGACAG CTATTGAAATGGGCACTGGAGCCAGCAGAGGACGAGGTGTTGGATAGGCTGTTTGAGCTAGGATATGCCGATGCAGCTACGTGGTCTGAGATAAGTccagtggatgaactggtctatgATGATTCTCCTGCAGCTCAAGCGATTCAAGCTAGTTAG
- the LOC106408241 gene encoding glutathione S-transferase T3-like has product MGNQFVPNIGTTEFPEFFTQIGLGDTSGVNEGTQKENEEDSTHAHRKSPKWTTGQNLVLISGWIKYGTDSVVGRNKKSEAFWGKIAEYCNEHCSFDPPRDGASCKNHYNYMNKKLSKWVGAYDNAKRMQQSGWSENVVLAKAQEIYSGGKNEHFNLMLEWNALRDQPRYGSHVGGNSGSSSGSKRSRENDASDSNSIR; this is encoded by the coding sequence ATGGGTAATcaatttgttccaaatattgGAACAACGGAATTTCCAGAATTTTTTACACAAATAGGTCTTGGTGATACAAGTGGTGTCAATGAAGGCACTCAAAAGGAAAATGAAGAGGATTCAACTCATGCTCACCGGAAAAGTCCAAAATGGACCACTGGTCAAAATTTGGTTCTAATAAGTGGTTGGATTAAATATGGAACTGACAGTGTTGTTGGCAGGAACAAAAAAAGTGAAGCATTTTGGGGAAAAATTGCTGAGTACTGTAATGAGCATTGCTCATTTGATCCTCCGCGAGATGGAGCTTCGTGTAAAAACCATTACAACTATATGAACAAAAAGTTGAGCAAATGGGTTGGCGCGTACGATAATGCTAAGCGTATGCAACAAAGTGGGTGGTCGGAGAATGTTGTCTTGGCAAAAGCGCAGGAAATATATTCAGGTGGTAAGAATGAACATTTCAATTTAATGTTAGAATGGAATGCTCTCCGTGATCAACCACGTTACGGTAGTCACGTAGGAGGAAACAGCGGCTCAAGTAGTGGATCTAAGAGATCCCGCGAGAATGATGCAAGTGACTCCAACTCTATCAGATAA